Sequence from the Salmo trutta unplaced genomic scaffold, fSalTru1.1, whole genome shotgun sequence genome:
TTTATTGAACCTTTTCccaaagtctcagaaaaatgcAGAAAATACAAAGGACATCATAAGGAACCAGACAATTACAGCAAACAGCTGTATGTGTtacgtgtgttgtgtgtgtgttgtgtgtgttacgtgtgtgttgtgtgtgttacgTGTGTGTTGCGCGTGTGTTGCGCGTGTGTTGcgcgtgtgttgtgtgtgttgcgtgTCCACCTTGCAACCAGGCACCGACATCTGACCTCCACTGTGGGTAGAGTTAAGTCACAgggcctttatttaaccaggcaagtcagttaagaacaatatcttatttacaatgacaacctaccccggccaaacccggaggATGCTGGGACAATTGTCATGCAGCCTGGATtgaaaccaggtactgcagtgacgcctctagcactgagatgcagtgtcttagaccgctgagccactcgggagcccagatgACAAGAAGAACAAACGGAGCTCCACACGGCTGtatggggtggttaggtagttatatagagggctgatggggtggttaggtagttatatagagggctgtattgggtggttaggtagttatatagagggctgatggggtggttaggtagttatatagagggctgatggggtgcttaggtagttatatagagggctgatggggtggttaggtagttatatagagggctgatggggtggttaggtagttatatagagggctgatggggtggttaggtagttatatagagggctgatggggtggttaggtagttatatagagggctgatggggtggttaggtagttatatagagggctgatggggtggttaggtagttatatagagggctgatggggtggtcaggtagttatatagagggctgatggggtggttaggtagttatatagagggctgatggggtggttaggtagttatatagaaggctgatggggtggttaggtagttatatagagggctgatggggtggttaggtagttatatagagggctgatggggtggttaggtagttatatagagggctgatggggtggttaggtagttatatagagggctgatggggtggttaggtagttatatagagggctgatggggtggttaggtagttatatagagggctgatggggtggttaggtagttatatagagggctgatggggtggttaggtagttatatagagggctgatggggtggttaggtagttatatagagggctgatggggtggttaggtagttatatagagggctgatggggtggttaggtagttatatagagggctgatggggtggttaggtagttatatagagggctgatggggtggttaggtagttatatagagggctgatggggtggttcaggtagttatatagagggctgatggggtggttaggtagttatatagagggctgatggggtggttaggtagttatatagagggctgatggggtggttaggtagttatatagagggctgatggggtggttaggtagttatatagagggctgatggggtggttaggtagttatatagagggctgatggggtggttaggtagttatatagagggctgtatggggtggttaggtagttatatagagggctgatggggtggttaggtagttatatagagggctgatggggtggttaggtagttatatagagggctgatggggtggttaggtagttatatagagggctgatggggtggttaggtagttatatagagggctgatggggtggttaggtagttatatagagggctgatggggtggttaggtagttatatagagggctgatggggtggttaggtagttatatagagggctgatgaggtggttaggtagttatatagagggctgatggggtggttaggtagttatatagagggctgatggggtggttaggtagttatatagagggctgtatggggtggttaggtagttatatagagggctgatggggtggttaggtagttatatagagggctgatggggtggttaggtagttatatagagggctgatggggtggttaggtagttatatagagggctgatgggttggttaggtagttatatagagggctgatggggtgcttaggtagttatatagagggctgatggggtggttaggtagttatatagagggctgatggggtggttaggtagttatatagagggctgacgGTGAGGCAAGATGGTCTTCAAGAGAAAAAACATGTACCTTGGTCTGAGAACAGGTCATCTACCTTGAAATGCCTGAAAGACACTAAGGTTAGTGCAACATACATACTGACATACGTCAGCATTTGaaaacagtggccaggtaaacaaacaTGGATTGCCGTCATACCTTGTCCATTACAAGGTAAAGAAACCATTGTGCCATTTTGTAATTTGACTATCCTTAAATGTATTTGCAACACAATCTCTTATTATTCATCAATGGGCTCATCGTCATCATCAGTCTTGGATAACTTGACAAGATCGTCAAATCAAAAAGTCGTTTTTCAACATGAACTCTTTCAAAGCTTCATTTCCTGCTTTCTGAATTTTTTCCAGTACTGCCTCCTTTTCTGAAATGATCCATTTTCTAAGATGTTCTTTAATTCTTAGATGGTTCTCATTTTCCTCAACTGCTTCCCAGACTGCTGTCAAGGCTGCACTGAATGAGGGCTTCCATTCCATTACCAGGTGTCTGATAAAATTGTAAATGAAATCATGCAAATGGGGGCATGTCAAGGCTTCTCTGGTGAACTTGGTCAGTATTTCAACATTGTTTCTGTCCTTCATCTTGATCAGAAAGTTCTCCAGTATGGTGAGGAGAGGGATGGCATACTCAATCACACTCTTCACTCCTTCATATTTGTAGGGGAACCCTCCAGTGTGCATGGCTATCACATGGCAGGATTCATCAAAGACTGGGGAGCCAGAAGCTCCATGGAAGAGGCAGGTGTCATAGGTCACATCAGTGTTGTCTGGATTCATGAGCATGTCATACTTCACTTTATTCTCTTCTATGGATGTATTGATCAGCATATCCATTCTGTCATTTTTCCCAAACTCTCCTTGGAAAGCCTcacctcttctttctctctcaataATGGTGGTGGGGTCTGTTCTTTTCACTCCTCCACCTGGGTGTCCAATGAGACAGACTCCACCTTTCTTTGGATCTGGGCTATATCTACGGAGAAGACCGGTTGAGGTATCAATGTCCTGAAGCTCTAGTACAGCAAAGTCCACATGTCGATTGTAGTGGTCAGATCCCCATTGAAAGTCAATGATCTCTGATTTCACCTCAATCACCTTCAGATCTGACCCATTGGGATTTTCTTTGTTGAATGTGGCAGTTACTTTGGCTGAGATATGGTAATTTCCATCAACATACAAGATGCCATCTTTTTCAAACAAATGTGCATTTGTCAGAATGTAATGATCAAACAGCAGGAAGCCAGTGCCTTGCCCGACCCCCTCGACATCGATCATACAGACTGAGTCACTCAGTTCCATCAGCTTCTTTACTGTGTAGACTTCAGAGAAACCCTGGGTGCTCTTTCCAAATTCCCCCCTTAAATGACTTCGCACCCCAGAATATTTCTTCTTATTGTACCTCTTCTTCATCTGTTTCACCAAATCAGTAAACTGGTGGCGAAGAATCTTCAAAATATCAGCAGAATCTGGCactgtgactagctgttcctgTTTTTTGTGGGGTTCCCCTGCAGCTGATGTTTCAGTGCTTGTGTTAAACATGGGGAGTTGTATGGAGTTCGTCTCATCTTCTTTCAGAAGGTTAGAACCAGCTTGTGGAGGGGCAGTTGCAGCCTGTGTTGGGTTTTTCTCTTCCAGGATCATTTTGAAGGTTTGTTTATCCAGACAGTCAACTAGTACATTCATCTCAACACACCTCGGTGGATCTGAGTCTGATTCAACGAGAATGCAAGTTTTAGTGAACACATTGTCATGGAAGCGTCCATCTCTTGTTAGTGCTGTCTCCACTGTCTCTCCACAGATGCCGTAGATGCAAAGAGGGCTAAATTTTTCAAGGCTTTTGTTTTTGAGCAGTTGCTTGGTTTTGGTTTTCTTACCACCTTTAGATTCAATAAAAAAACTGACGTATTGCTTATTTCCTGTATAAATCTGTGTTGGTTCAGCTGTGGCCTCTCCACTATCATTGAAAATGGTTGATATGGTGAGTATTTGACCATTCTCAAGCAGATGACAAGGGAAGTGTGTTGCTATTGGTTTCTTTCCTTTTGTTGTTTGTATAACAAGGTCTTGTCTTTGCATTGTCTTCTCTTGTTGTCTTGTCTCCATCTTCTGTTTCCAAGTCTTTTCCCTTAGTTCACAGAATTTGGAACTTGTTTCAAGAGCCTGTAACACGCTGCAAGGGCTATTACAGGTGATTTCATGCTGGACTTCTTTATCAGGGAATCTGAAGAGAAAGCAGTGAAGATGTCCATTCTGTGAGGAAATCAATGAAAATGACATTAATATGAATACacatacactgccttcagaaagtattcagaccccttgactttttccacattttgttacgtttcagccttattctaaaattgattaaataaaaaagatcctcagcaatctacacacaatactccatagtgatgaatcaaaaacaggtgtagaaatatttgcaaatgtattgagaaaaaaacaacagaaataccttattgacataagtattcagaccctttggtatgagactcaaaattgagacagaattgtgtcgaagcacaaatcttaggaagggtaccaaaacatttctgcagcattgaaggtccccaagaacacagtggcctccatcaatcttaaatggaagaagtttggaaccaccaagactcttcatagcgctggccgcccgaccaaactgagcaatcaggggagaagggccttggtcatggaggtgaccaagaaccctatggtcattctgacagagctctagagttcctctttggagatgggagaaccttccagaaggacaaccatctctgcagtactcgaccaatcaggcatttatggtagagtggccagacggaagccactcctcagtaaaaggcacatgacagccagcttggagtttgccaaaaggcacctaaaaactctcagaccatgagaaaaaagattatttgtcctgaatgccatgcgtcacttctggaggaaacctggcaccatccctatggtgaagcactgtggtggtggcagcatcatgttgtggtgatgtttttca
This genomic interval carries:
- the LOC115182055 gene encoding protein FAM111A-like, giving the protein MAAMVKSEPLDGNGDSLSDQKMEKVKMAEPNDSMMSSKEALSLKNGHLHCFLFRFPDKEVQHEITCNSPCSVLQALETSSKFCELREKTWKQKMETRQQEKTMQRQDLVIQTTKGKKPIATHFPCHLLENGQILTISTIFNDSGEATAEPTQIYTGNKQYVSFFIESKGGKKTKTKQLLKNKSLEKFSPLCIYGICGETVETALTRDGRFHDNVFTKTCILVESDSDPPRCVEMNVLVDCLDKQTFKMILEEKNPTQAATAPPQAGSNLLKEDETNSIQLPMFNTSTETSAAGEPHKKQEQLVTVPDSADILKILRHQFTDLVKQMKKRYNKKKYSGVRSHLRGEFGKSTQGFSEVYTVKKLMELSDSVCMIDVEGVGQGTGFLLFDHYILTNAHLFEKDGILYVDGNYHISAKVTATFNKENPNGSDLKVIEVKSEIIDFQWGSDHYNRHVDFAVLELQDIDTSTGLLRRYSPDPKKGGVCLIGHPGGGVKRTDPTTIIERERRGEAFQGEFGKNDRMDMLINTSIEENKVKYDMLMNPDNTDVTYDTCLFHGASGSPVFDESCHVIAMHTGGFPYKYEGVKSVIEYAIPLLTILENFLIKMKDRNNVEILTKFTREALTCPHLHDFIYNFIRHLVMEWKPSFSAALTAVWEAVEENENHLRIKEHLRKWIISEKEAVLEKIQKAGNEALKEFMLKNDFLI